CAAATTAGAAAATTTCTCGATTGGCCCACAAATACAATGGCCAACGGAAATCAGGTAAAAGGCCAGAGCCATTTTGGGTTTTAATTAAATCCTGTTGTTCCAGTGGCGGGCCCTAGAGAAGCGTCAGAGAGTACCACTGGCTGGCTCTTGAGTGCCGACCCGACTCTAGGCCCCCCCCCGCCCATCATATTCAAAATGAGTTTTTGGCTGCATTCGGTTTTTGGCTTTTCGGCCAAAATTCTCCACTTTACGCCGCGCTGGCGAGCCACTCGAACAAAATATTTTTGGCCCCCCGTTCTGACTGTTGTTTCCGCGGCAGAcgaaaattaattttaattttcaaaAATAATCCAAAAACCTAAACAGATTCTCTCTGAAGGTTGGACGCAATGGCTCGATGGTCCACGGCACGTCCTGTCATTGTTTTAATTGGAAATTTATTTGGTTATGTTCGCGGCACTAATAACTGCGTTTTTAATTGCATATTGCAGGGGAGCCGGAGAGCTGGAGAGCGGGGCTACCATGGGGGCAGCGCGAAAGGTTAGATTAGTtagattttaattaaaattctgCATTGGGAATGCAGATTTCAAGCATTTGCGGGATTATGAGTGCTCATTGCCCAAGTGCTGCGATTCCTTTCTTTATGAGCAGAATTTGGGGAGAACTTTCGTTATAGGATTAGTGGCATTTTGCGAATATTTCCACCATAATTCCTACAGAAATATTACCTCTTAAGCAATTCACTTTGATTTGTCTTTAAGGGAAGTCCTCCTGGGAAGTCTCCTATCCTGGCAGCTCCTTTTCCACCTTTTCCGGGTCGCGACTCCCACGTCCCGAGTAATCCAGTAATGTTTCGGTTGAGCGAAGTGATTTCTGGCCCTATTCCGACAAGCGAAAAGGGAAAGGACATGAAATTCACCCACAGACAAAGGAGACAGACCATTCCTTGCCGCCCCAAAACAAGGAATCAACGCCATGACAGGGGGCGTATGGAGCGGGTGTGGGTCACAAAAATCATCCCCTTCGCGAGGTCGTTCttctctccctgtctctctctctctctctctcgctggctCTATCGCTGCCTCGCTCtcactgtgtgtgtgtctctgtctTGCTCTGCTCATAAAGCGTTGGAAATTATGGAAATTAATTGAAATTCCAaggatgctgctgctcttttgccaaaaaccaacaaattACCGTCATTATGCGTGTGCGGTGGCAGCCCACCCCCCCACACTAaatctctctgtctctgtctttctTCCTATacctctctctttcgctcctTTGGCTGTTTGGGGTACCGCAGAGGTCGGTCCGTTTAGCCGACCTTTGCAAAGCTCAAATGGAGCGCCATGCCACGCTTTGACTTTGTCTAATTTTAGGCCCTGCGGTTGACCAtctctctccccccccccccctcccccccttctctgtgtgtgtgttctatTCATTGGTATTTAATTAAGCTAATTAATTATCATGGCAATTACGAAATTTACAATAAAAATGAAACCATATTTTTTCTCGTAGTCGCTTTTGATTGACTTCCAGCGCACTTTACTTTACTTTACTTTCCACCCGCAACCCTTGGCGGGGTGGGATAAGCATATTTTCTGCTACCCCCTTCCTCCCCTGCCACCGCTCGCAGAGCAACAACAACCTCAGTACAACAAAAAAGAGTCATATTAAAAATCATTCGCTTGTGAAGATCAAAAGCATTCTTTTTCACCGAAATGCCATGAAGAATGATGTTGCCGCTGCCTGAAGAGGGGGAGGGGATTTGTGTGGCAGGGGAGTGGGACAGCAGAGCAGAGGGTTGGGCTGTAAGTTAGCTGTACTCtgcggctctctctctctctgaaatATTCAACCAAAAATGcatggcacacacacacacacacgtgcacCTACAGGAGGCAGAGCCAAGGTGTGTCTGTGGAACAGGTGAGGCCAGCCCATAAGATATACCATCTATTCCTCATCAAACCCCGTTTCAGTTGAACCTTTAGGGAATGATAGATCTTCCAAGAGTAACGGAAGCCAACGATCGGGACTGCCTTACCTTTCGCTTCAATATAAACTGTTTGCCTACCTATACAAAGGGCGGGAGTGGGTGGTGTGTGGGAGTGAAACAGATAGCTGCTGCTCCGGGCTgtgtgtatatttatttatggtttttttttcgcaTTCAACCACAATATCAGCTCAGCCCTGAAcattcatatacatataaatattgtatccccccccaccccacccgaAGGGTGAGCCACCCTGCACGTGTgtttgagtgtgtgtgtggacgTGCACatttattaaatattattGCTCTTATTTTGCGCTTTACTTGAGATTTTTTTATTGCCCCATCAATGGGCAAAGTGGGCGGAAAAACTGGTATCTCGCTTCCACTTTTCTGGtgctcctgctgttgctggtccTTTACTGTTTTCTGTTTCCTGGTGGTGCTTGTCCCTGTTACGAGTCCTCGCTGTAACGCTGTGCCCTTGTACcgtttattaattttaatggcTGCCACCAAATGAATAACGGTTAATCAATAAGTTAAATGTGTCGCCATTTTGTTGGAATTAAGCAGGAGGACAGTAGGAATGTGGATAcattgggggggggggggggaactTTCTCTGTGAAGGGAGGTCTCTCTGCATGAACACACCTGTTTTTGGGTAGCTATAAGAATTTTTCCCTGTTTTCCCTGACTTTTATTCCATTAAAATGTTTAAGGAAAGTTTCTTTCCCTACGTGTGTCTTCAGTTTCCATAAAAACTATTGTTCGAGACTGCTTAAAGAAGGGAGTACTTTGCAGCTACCCAGAAATACCTATACATACCATATAGCTATCCCAATCCCATGTTAAAAGCTAAACTTTAAACCAAAAGCGGATAATAAAATCCATCATAAATCATTGGACAATTATTGGAAATTCTGCCGTCACTCTGCCCCACCCATCATCACCCATCCCCCTTACCCAGCAACCTGCACCTGCACCCGGAGCTGAACAATCGCATTTTCCACAGTGTTCCCATGGACTTTACGGCGTAATCGCATTTCGGCATTGTCGCTACTTGTGGCACAAATAAACCACCCCGCCGCTTAGCGACTCTCCGcctccccgtccccgtcctcGTCCTCTCTCATCAAGTGGCACAAATTACAGATCAAACATGCAGCTACACCAGGGGGACACCAGGGAGGGGGAGGATGAGGTTTGAGGAGGGTTGGGCTGCTCCGTTGTTTTGGGTGACCATTTGTCAGGAAGGTTGACAACATTACGCTGCAAATGAAATAGCGTAATAAAAGGGTGacttaatttgtttttttttttgttgtttgtccgCACTCTGGATCGAGATGAGCTGCGAACACGTGTTTGTCTTccaataaaatatatatttctatatatttAAAGAGCTTGGCCGTTTTATAGGCCGCCAGTCGAGGATATTGAAATTTTTGGCATTGTCAACCCCCGCCGACGACAGTTAGAACGACAATTACGCGTATCTAATAATAGAGAAGGCGATCCGAAGTCGAAAACCGGAGACCAGAAACCAGACCTGTAACCGGGCCAGACCGGGCCGAGCCGGGGAGCGCTTAGATTTAAGTGGCTGATAATCCTTGGGCTGACGCGTGACAGGCTATTTGCTGGTATTTTATTAACAATTTGCACAATAAAAAGGTTGTCGTTTAATCGCAAGGCATTTAACTTCCCCTTATTAAAAGGATAAGTTGACCCTTTGAGAGATAATCCTTAAATAGTGCAGGACTATAGAGTTAATAAAACAATCCTAGACTCAAGCTTCCAATAGATAGTATCTCTCGCTGAAGGAACTGTCTTCAGCTATCCCCAAATAATACTCTGCTGGCAGTTGTAAAACAAATCACCCAAGAAACATCTTTATAGCCATACTTCGTCCAGCTCTTCCTCAATTTGGCCACAAATCAGCGCTGAAAAGTATGCTCTGAATTTCGCTCAAGTCTCCGCAACGCACACTAATAAGTTAATCAAACTAATTGCAGCAGTTTAGTGGAGCAGCAGCCACTTGCCACAAGCCAAGCCCCGAAAAACGGGGGAAAATATTCCAGCTATAAATTCCGCAAATGCCCCACCCCCCAACCGTCCCCCAGGCAGGGGCCCTAAGTATGTTGTTAGCCAGGAAAAGGGTTGTGCTATGTTGTGTTTGTTGTGTGCCACCCGTTCGTTGTGGCTCTCTGTGTCTGCGCTGGAATTCAGGAGAAACGAAGCTGCTGTGACAGGAACATGTTAATTGCCACCGCTCTGCGTTGCCAGGTTAAGGATTCGGCTTTGGGCTCTGGTTGGGTCCCAGgctccgttccgttccgttccgtctCCGGCTTAGACTTGTTTTACAAAGTTCTTAAAAATTGATGCacgttttgtttcgttttgctttttaATTAAAAGTCCAAAAGGGAAATGGAAAGGGTCGTAGAGTGTGGGGGGCCAGGGGGTAGATGGGGTGCGTTATGGTTATGACCATTGGTCAGTTGAGCTTTTGTTAAGCTCTCTAAATTGGCTAAAGAGCTTGGGACTCTTTTGACATTGGCGGTGACTTGGCAACAATCCGAGTGCGGATGGATCCAGGATGTGGGGCAgtggaatgggaatgggcaGGGTTTGGAAGGAAGGACAAATCGTGTGCATTGTGTGTTACATAGGATGCGACTTTATTCATTAGTCCAGTTTTATCCTCTGCCTGTGGTAGAGACAGAGGCGCAAACTTACGACAAAACACACAAAGGTACAAATGTGGgagaaacaaaaaacaaaaaaaatacgaGTTTCTGTGCTTCTGGTGCTTGGATTGCAAGACTTTGGTACATCTAGATGCTAGACTTTTTAGTGTAATGCATTTCTTATTCGAATATAGACATTAATCCACACGAACTAACAATTAAACTCTTTTAAATGATACTTTTGTAGGCAAGTATTCATTTCAGATTGGTGAGAAATTATGAATGAGACTGGTTACCTTTTAAAACCAACCAATAACCGTCTGGATTATGGTTTCAGTATTCAAGGAATATGTATTAATTACTTAAAGACTACTTAAAGTTCAAATAACTGAAAATATTCACTTCTCACTGAATAAGGACTGAGTTCTTTGGCAACTACTATAATAATTTGTGCCTCAGTAACAAACAACACGAAATACCTTCATCTTAAAGTACTATCATCTCTAAAGATGAAGTAAATCAACAGTTTACTCTGTTTTCTTCCCTTCTTCCCATCCTTCTAAGATTTGATCATACTTAATCCTAATCTACATGCTTCGTCGGTGGATTCTCTCCTCCTTCTGCAGCAACCGTCTGAGTTTTGGTGTTCCTTCTCCTACAGCACCCTTCTAATATTTGATCATACTTAATCCTAGTCTACACCTTTCTCTGATGTATTCACTTCTCCTTCTGCGGCATCCGGCTGAGTTTTGATCAATCCACTTCCAAAGTAGGCTGTCAGAGCCACCAGACGCGTGTCCAGATAGTTGTGCTCCACCTCGCACTGCTGTCCTGCGCCGCTGAGGGCAATCACCTGGCTCATGCTGGCATTGCGGGGCAGAAAGAAACTGACGTTGTCGGCGAGGCGACGGCCCAGCTGCATCAGATGGCTGGCGCCCACAGGCAGCATACTCTCTTCGATGTCAAAGGTTGCCAGTTTCTGGTAGCTTGGACCGCCCCAGGGCGGACTGAAGAACACCACGTCCGGACGGAGCCTGGTGCTGGCCGCGAACTGCAGGAAGTCCGCGTGAATGAACTCGATCTTATCAGCCACACCGTAGATGGCAGCATTGTGCTTGGCCATCGCCAGCTTCTCTGCATCGATGTCCACGGCAATGACCCGGCCGCAGGTGAGGGCGAACTGGATGGCATTGCCGCCGCAGCCACAGAAGGCGTCGAGGATTACGTCGCAGGCTACACGACGGGCTGTCTGCTTGGCAATCTTCTCCGGTGTCACCGAAAACCAGCTCTCGCGGTCCAAGCGAATGCCCATGTCGAAGCGGGAGAACAGGGAGAAGCGCTTCAGCCAGTACTTGAACATGTTTCTTTTATTCTCCTTTATGAAGTCTGGTATCTGATCCACACTTGGGTTgggttttttcttctttagCTTTTTCTTTTTGATGAAACCACTCTGCACGCCGTGCAGGGGTTCTGGTTCCTCCTCGCTGGTCATGTTGTCCGAGTCGCCGTTACTACTGAAATACTGCTCAACCACAGACTCTGCTTTTGGCTTGCGCCGTATGGAGTGGCTGGCCTGGGCGCCAAAGGCTACTGGGAGGCCGAGAAGTCTGCGCTGCTCCTCCTCTTCAATATCTTCGGGGTCGTCGTTGGCCGTCAAGTAGGGTTCTTTCGCATCGATCTTTTTCTTCCGCTTATACCTCGGCTGGTTTCCGCGTACGTCTAGCTGCTCCAGCTCTTGCTCAATCTCCTCAAGATCCTCTGTACTGATGGAACCAAAAGATTTCAACAGCTCGTGCTGATAGTTCTCAAAGGCGCAGCTGAATATGTGCCAAAAGCGAGCACCCAGGTCTTTGGCATGCTCCTCCCAGAGCGCCTGCCAGTGTACTCTCTCCGCCTCGTCACGGACGTCGACGATCTCCTTGAATTCGGGAAACCTCTTGTTCCACTTCTCCTCCAGCAGCTGGTGGCCCTCGCGCTGCCAGAAATCCAGCCAACTCTCCTCCTGTATGCTGGTCCAGTTGCTGCTCAGATCGAAAGGCGGGCCACCCGTGTGTCTAGCCTCAAAGAGCTGTGTGAATATGTAGAATTGTGGATTGGTGTGCGATGATGTCAGGCAGTGTGTATTCATCTCACTGGCTGTCGTGGAGACTCAGTTGTTTGATCTGCAGTCTGCGGTCTATGAGCTCCTCGAAACTTTCGACGGGCTGTGCGAACCACACGTCGATAGCCGGTATGTGAGTCTTATGCAGCTCTTCCAGATAATTCTTGCGGGCAGCCTCGTCGTCGCCCATAGCCTGCAACAAGCTTAACACACCGCCTGTCGTCAGTGTGGGACTGTTGGGGAACTGTACACAGCACAGCACCACCTCGCCTCGCACAATGCAATAGCAGCCACTGCTCAGGTTCTGTTCGCTGGCCTTGGCGATGTCcaggcccagcagcagcacggaCAGAATGCCTTCGGGCAATGAACACTCCCTGAAATTGTGAAATTAAGAAGTCTCAACTGATTCACGGCTAAAGAGTGCAATATCTTACTCTGGCAAACTCTTTACACGCACGTTTTCGAGCCTGTATTTCTCCGACACCACGGTGAGTCGTCCTATAACTGCGCACTTGCCGTAGTGGAGCTTCAGGTAGTTGGGTTCCAGCGCCAATTCCTCAACCAACAGGGTTTCAAAAAAGTCAATATATGGCGGCGACGATCTACCTTCTTTGCGTTCTTGGCTCATTACTTTTGCCAAAACTCTTCCTGAAGAAAATAAAATGAGCGCGATTTGTATTTTATTAAATGTGTGGGCGAGTCAGTGTTGTGCAGGAACAAAGTGCAGTGTTGCCATATCAATAGAGAGCGATGAATGGCTGTGACAGTTGTTATCGTTCTACGCCCATCACTAAGTGTTTTTCGAGCAAAAACAGCGGCATTTCTCAAATTTTCATTAAAGTACAACTTTTCTATTAAATAATATCAGAAAATGTCGTTTATGAACCCCGTGGACATGGTGGATGAGGATGCCGCCGACCTGCAGTTCCCCAAAGGTAATACGCACAACTACAACTAACCGCATTCCCAAATTACAAGTGAAACTAGCACCAGGTCTAAATGCTAGTACTAGGGTGGGCGCCCCTCACACATGTTTACCCAATTGAATGACCTTTTTTAGACAAACTTATAGCCGATCAGGTCCAGCGTTCGACGGTGAAGTTTCAACGTGCCCGCCCAGATGACCAGACCAAGTGCACCACAGTCTTCTACCAGGCAAATGCTCTGCACAGGCAGCTGGATCAACTGGAGGAAAGGGCGCGCGATCAGAGTAGCAACAGTAGTGTCCCTCCTGCCGACGCCGGTGGCCCCAGCTGTGCCACGTGCCGCTGCCACCTTAGCGAGCCTTACATCAAATGCTCCGAGTGCCTCGACACGTTGCTGTGCCTGCAGTGCTTTTCCCGAGGCCGCGAGATAGCCACGCATCGCAACTGCCACGCCTACATCATAGTACGCGGCGACATCCGCGTGTTTGCGAACGAGCCCGACTGGACAGCACAGGACGAGCGTGTCCTGCTGCAAACGCTGCGTACGCAGGGCTATGGAAACTGGGAGGCGGTCTCGCATGCTCTGGACCAGCGGCACAGCACGGCAGAGATTCGTCGTCACTACCACGACTGCTACTTTGGGGGGATCTTTGAGCGTCTGCTGGGACTGCAGCACTCGCGGCAGAGCTACCTGCCAGAGCGGATGCCGTATGTGTTCAAGATGCGCAGCCTAAACCCGCCACGTCACGATGACATCGCCTCCATGCAGTTCAAGCTTAGTGCAGGCTATCGCTGTGCGCGCGGCGACTTTGATACGCCCTACGACACGTCCGCCGAGAGCCTTCTCTCCATTATGGTGGCGCAGGAGAGTTTCAGCAACGAGGATCAGCATGAAGAAAGCAGCGCAGAAAGAGAGCTGACCGAGGTGCTGCAATTGGGACTGTGGCGTGCATACAACAATCGCTTGAGGTAAGTAAATCCTACCTGTTCAACCATGATCTGATAATAATGCTGCCCCCATCTCCCAGAGAACGGAGGCGTCGGTACAATATCATGCGTCAACACGGTCTCATCATGCCCAATCGCACTGTCAGCTGGATCTCCAAATATGTGCACGCGTTCAGTAGCGATGCCAGCTGCATGCGTTTCCTGGGCTTCATGCAGCTGTGCGAACCCATGCATTTCGATATGCTGGTGGAGTCGCTGTGGTACTTTCGCGAACTGCACAACCGTCTGTACAAACTGTACGATCTGCGCCAGCAGGGTGTCCGCACATTGTCCGGTGGCGCACGGTACGCGCGCCTCCTCAGCCAGCGCCAGGAGTCGCAGCGAGAGTACGCCAGACAAAGGCAGATCAATGCCCTCGACTTGCAGCAAATTGTGCAGAACTGCAGGAACGCTGAACAGTTGGCCGCGGGGCTCGGATCCAAGATCTATCAGAATACGCGCAGGAAGGCCAGTCCAATGGAGGTTGGAGGTAACTAACGGACATATTAGGGTGTTATTACGATAtataattcttttttacccTTCAGATCTTCCTGGCTACTCGAAGTTGGACGATGACGAGCGCAAGCTTTGCAGTGTGGTCCGTCTGGTGCCACAGTCATATCTGGACTTCAAGAATCAACTCATCTCGGAGCATGCGAAGCTTGGGCATCTACGTCTGGCTGATGCGCGGCGTCTGATCAAAATCGACGTGAACAAGACGCGTCAGATCTATGACTTCCTGCTAGCACATGGCCACATCAGCAGGCCCCCGTCCTACGGCTAGCCCTTAGTTCTTCCCCAATGTTTCACTTGTAAATTGGCCAAAAAACAATGCATCTCTTCTCTGCCATTCAATGTCCTAACGAACTCCATTGTATTTGCTATTTTCAGAGTTTGAGAATGCCGAAACGCTGCTAATATCGGAGGTGCATATGCTGCTCGACCATCGTAAGCGACAAAACGAATCTGCCGACGAGGAGCAGGAGTTCTCCGAGGTGTTTATGAAAACCTATGCCTACACGGACAGTTTTCGCAAGTTCAAGAACAAGGAGACCATCATGTCCGTTCGCAGGTAGACTATTAAAAAATCCAACAAGtgtttttattatattatatccTATTGTATATTCCCAGCTTGCTAATGCAAAAGAAACTGCACAAATTCGAGCTGGCTGCCTTGGGTAATCTTTGCCCGGAGGCGCCCGAGGAGGCCAAGGCATTGATACCGTCGCTGGAGGGTCGTTTCGAGGATGAGGAGCTACGCCAAATACTGGACGATATCGGCACTAAACGCAGCTTGCAATACTAATCCGTACTACAATTAACAATAGAATAATTATTCATAAAAATGTTCTCAAAAATAAAATCCTACCGCCATAAAAAACATTGCCCAAATCCCACCACTAGCTGCAGCTATCGATAACAGCAATCGAAATCTGTTTCTCTTTTGGTTATTATTTTCTTTCAAACGTTTTCAATTGAAACAAACCACACAGCGCAGATTCCAGAATGAACAAAGACAACTCCAGCATGAACATGGATCCCCAGCTGGCCCTGCGCCTGCTGGCGGATGGCGCAGTCCTGGTCATAGCCGGCGTACCAGTGGGCACAGAGTTTGGCATTGATTTGTGCGCCTACACGATTGGACCGGAATTCAGAGGCGTGAAGATGATACCGCCTGGCGTCCACTATGTGTGGTGTGCCTCCCAGGGACTCTATGGAGATGCGGCACCGCGTGTCGGATTTGTACACTTCTTTCATCCCAACGAGATTCTTGTGCGCGAGTGGGACAACGACCTGGAGGAGCTTCGACCGCGACAGATTGCCGAGCCAGAGGTGGAGCGGGAACGTATACGAAAGAACCTGGCCCAGCTGGAGAAGATGCTGGCTGCCTACGACTACCGCCATGTCTGCGCGTGGAAGGATCTCACAGGCAGCGTGACAGAGCCGTGCGTGGATCGTTGCCGCCCAACATTGGGCACCATACGCACCAACGTTGAGCTCCAGTCCTGCCCAGATGCCGACAGGCCACGAGGGGAACCAGGTGCCGCATCCAGTAGCGGCAGCAAGCGCAATGCTGCCGTCAGGCTGCTCCTGGACGAGAGCGAACTCCTGCCCAACCTCAAGCCCGTGGAGGGAACAGCACCGCGCTTCAGTACGTTACCGCTACGCGTCCCACACGATTCCCTGCCAGCGGATGTGTCGCGTCACGCCATGGACTGCATTGCAGCTGTGGATGACCTGATCGACAGATTCGGTTCTTCCGATGCCCTGATCGAGGAGCTGCAGCTGGCCTACGCGTTCTTTCTGGTCGGCTACTCGGTGGAGTCGCTGGCCCACTGGCGCAAGCTGCTTGGCCTCCTGGCCCACTCGGAAGCGGCGGTGTCGAAGCACAAACTAACCTACATGAAGTACAGCGAGGTTCTGGCACACCAGCTGCCCTACCTTCCGGAGGAACTGATGGTGCCCAGCCCCCACAACAGCGTCTTTAAGGATGTGCGAGAGCTTCTGGTGAATCTGCACGAGGGCGGTCTGAGCGTCAGTGCGGAGCGTCTGAAGAAGCGGCTTGAGAATAAGCTGGGTTGGTATTTTGAGGGACTGCTCGACGAAGACCCCGAGGACCAACCAGTGATCATAGAACTCCCTGAAGCCCAGGAATCTCCCATTGGCATGTAAACGTCTTAATTAAGCCTATATTTGCAATATACGGACTGAAATTTGATCGATTTGGTTTTAGCGCAGCGAGTGCTGGGTTCGCAGATAATTCCACAGATCCCGGGCCGTGCGGATGCTGACCATGAACTGGCACAGCTTCGTCTCAATCAGGCAGAGTATGATGAACTTGGCGCGCTTGTCCTTGAGCAGTGACTGCAACAGAGTTTCAGCACGCGAGGAATAGGCTTCAAATTGGGGCTTCCTCAAGCAACACTCACCTCCTCGTTGTTCTCGGGACCTTGGTCCACCACAGACCACAAATCCTCCGACTCCAGATAGGCCCGCACCGTCATCGACCAGGCCTTATAGTTGTCCAAACCTTTGAGCTTCTCGATTTGCAGTTGCAGTGCCATCTCCGAGACTCGAGCAACGTTTCACAACTAAATcgctggcctggcctggccggGCTTGGGCTCTCTCTACCCGTGTCTTTTTCCCATTTTCTGTATAGATTTTCAAATATAGATATCTAAGCATTTGTATTTCCATTGTGCGCCGCAGTGCATGCAAAACAATGGCCACTAGACCCacatttgttgttgcttcCGGGCCAATGAAAGTGCTGGCCAAATGACATTGAGCTTAAGTGGACACTTGTGATTTGACGCAGAGGCGTTGCGTCGTCATCGTAGTCGTTATTTTCTGATTTTTCCGTTGTCCCACAGTTAGCTGGATAAAATTCAACCATTCATAGCAAATTTTTCTACGCTGCACAGTGGGAAAAAATTAACAATCAACCAGGAAAACCGTTCTCTTTCAGTTGCGCTGATTTATTaaatgttttttattttaatgttTGTTTGCTACACCTTTTTGTAAAAACCAATTTATGTTATATTAAATAGTTTAGGAGCTAAGAATTTTTAGATTGGTAATTCCACCCACTGTGCGCTGCCGCCATCTTATCAGCACGGTGCTGACAGTCTGAGGTGGCGCCAAAGGTGTACAAGAGTTCAGTGCGTCATGACGTCACACAGATATGCCTAGGTCGAGCACAACAGTTCGATTTAGCGTGACGTCACACAAATCTTTCACCTCAAACAATATGTGGCGGCATGCAGTCGAATCTGTTGGTCGATAGTGCAATGTGGAATGCAGTTTTTCCGTACAGTTTACGGAAAATAAAAAGCAGTCGCCGATTTTGTTAACCTTCAGCAGTGCCCAACGGAAGCAATCAAAATCATATATTTGAAAACTTTCGGGGCTGATAGAACCAAGTATCTGTTCATCATATCTCTCTCGCCTTGATTGGACACCGCACCCTACTTCCGCTCCCCCTCCACCACGCCAGCAGATATCCAAAATTCAATTAATAATAAATTGTGATGCCCAgtggttgtttttttttaatgatttttatTTGAAATGAATACGAATGTCAGTTTAGCTGCTggttgtttctgttgttgttgctgttccgTTCAAGAATTTTAGCTGTagttgttcttgttgctgcCTGGTTTATGCTTAATTAAGTTTTTGCACAGGATTTTCTCTTTAGCGACTGCGAAATATTTGCTGTGTAGTCTACTTCCCGCTCGCTCCCAGACTTTCTGCGCGCCTCATTTATCATAAAATGAACTGTGAAAAAGCTCGTGCGAAAACATTTCCTCTAGCTTTTGTTGGTATTGGTATTGCCATTTGTTAAGCACGCAAAAACAACCTACAGATaatgctgtttttttttgttcttttcgttttttggcTAAATAAAATG
This region of Drosophila miranda strain MSH22 chromosome 2, D.miranda_PacBio2.1, whole genome shotgun sequence genomic DNA includes:
- the LOC108155561 gene encoding trimethylguanosine synthase — encoded protein: MNTHCLTSSHTNPQFYIFTQLFEARHTGGPPFDLSSNWTSIQEESWLDFWQREGHQLLEEKWNKRFPEFKEIVDVRDEAERVHWQALWEEHAKDLGARFWHIFSCAFENYQHELLKSFGSISTEDLEEIEQELEQLDVRGNQPRYKRKKKIDAKEPYLTANDDPEDIEEEEQRRLLGLPVAFGAQASHSIRRKPKAESVVEQYFSSNGDSDNMTSEEEPEPLHGVQSGFIKKKKLKKKKPNPSVDQIPDFIKENKRNMFKYWLKRFSLFSRFDMGIRLDRESWFSVTPEKIAKQTARRVACDVILDAFCGCGGNAIQFALTCGRVIAVDIDAEKLAMAKHNAAIYGVADKIEFIHADFLQFAASTRLRPDVVFFSPPWGGPSYQKLATFDIEESMLPVGASHLMQLGRRLADNVSFFLPRNASMSQVIALSGAGQQCEVEHNYLDTRLVALTAYFGSGLIKTQPDAAEGEVNTSEKGVD
- the LOC108155564 gene encoding uncharacterized protein LOC108155564 — encoded protein: MSQERKEGRSSPPYIDFFETLLVEELALEPNYLKLHYGKCAVIGRLTVVSEKYRLENVRVKSLPEECSLPEGILSVLLLGLDIAKASEQNLSSGCYCIVRGEVVLCCVQFPNSPTLTTGGVLSLLQAMGDDEAARKNYLEELHKTHIPAIDVWFAQPVESFEELIDRRLQIKQLSLHDSHSLRLDTRVARLSI
- the LOC108155560 gene encoding transcriptional adapter 2A isoform X1; translated protein: MSFMNPVDMVDEDAADLQFPKDKLIADQVQRSTVKFQRARPDDQTKCTTVFYQANALHRQLDQLEERARDQSSNSSVPPADAGGPSCATCRCHLSEPYIKCSECLDTLLCLQCFSRGREIATHRNCHAYIIVRGDIRVFANEPDWTAQDERVLLQTLRTQGYGNWEAVSHALDQRHSTAEIRRHYHDCYFGGIFERLLGLQHSRQSYLPERMPYVFKMRSLNPPRHDDIASMQFKLSAGYRCARGDFDTPYDTSAESLLSIMVAQESFSNEDQHEESSAERELTEVLQLGLWRAYNNRLRERRRRYNIMRQHGLIMPNRTVSWISKYVHAFSSDASCMRFLGFMQLCEPMHFDMLVESLWYFRELHNRLYKLYDLRQQGVRTLSGGARYARLLSQRQESQREYARQRQINALDLQQIVQNCRNAEQLAAGLGSKIYQNTRRKASPMEVGDLPGYSKLDDDERKLCSVVRLVPQSYLDFKNQLISEHAKLGHLRLADARRLIKIDVNKTRQIYDFLLAHGHISRPPSYG
- the LOC108155560 gene encoding DNA-directed RNA polymerase II subunit Rpb4 isoform X2, with translation MSFMNPVDMVDEDAADLQFPKEFENAETLLISEVHMLLDHRKRQNESADEEQEFSEVFMKTYAYTDSFRKFKNKETIMSVRSLLMQKKLHKFELAALGNLCPEAPEEAKALIPSLEGRFEDEELRQILDDIGTKRSLQY
- the LOC108155563 gene encoding protein AAR2 homolog isoform X2, yielding MNKDNSSMNMDPQLALRLLADGAVLVIAGVPVGTEFGIDLCAYTIGPEFRGVKMIPPGVHYVWCASQGLYGDAAPRVGFVHFFHPNEILVREWDNDLEELRPRQIAEPEVERERIRKNLAQLEKMLAAYDYRHVCAWKDLTGSVTEPCVDRCRPTLGTIRTNVELQSCPDADRPRGEPGAASSSGSKRNAAVRLLLDESELLPNLKPVEGTAPRFSTLPLRVPHDSLPADVSRHAMDCIAAVDDLIDRFGSSDALIEELQLAYAFFLVGYSVESLAHWRKLLGLLAHSEAAVSKHKLTYMKYSEVLAHQLPYLPEELMVPSPHNSVFKDVRELLVNLHEGGLSVSAERLKKRLENKLGWYFEGLLDEDPEDQPVIIELPEAQESPIGIECWVRR
- the LOC108155563 gene encoding protein AAR2 homolog isoform X1, translating into MNKDNSSMNMDPQLALRLLADGAVLVIAGVPVGTEFGIDLCAYTIGPEFRGVKMIPPGVHYVWCASQGLYGDAAPRVGFVHFFHPNEILVREWDNDLEELRPRQIAEPEVERERIRKNLAQLEKMLAAYDYRHVCAWKDLTGSVTEPCVDRCRPTLGTIRTNVELQSCPDADRPRGEPGAASSSGSKRNAAVRLLLDESELLPNLKPVEGTAPRFSTLPLRVPHDSLPADVSRHAMDCIAAVDDLIDRFGSSDALIEELQLAYAFFLVGYSVESLAHWRKLLGLLAHSEAAVSKHKLTYMKYSEVLAHQLPYLPEELMVPSPHNSVFKDVRELLVNLHEGGLSVSAERLKKRLENKLGWYFEGLLDEDPEDQPVIIELPEAQESPIGIAASAGFADNSTDPGPCGC